The Glycine soja cultivar W05 chromosome 3, ASM419377v2, whole genome shotgun sequence genome window below encodes:
- the LOC114405979 gene encoding probable serine/threonine-protein kinase WNK5: MYKGRFGGKAELGYVETDPSGRYGRFRDILGKGAVKVVYRAFDEVLGREVAWNQVKLGDVFHSPDLLPRLYSEVHLLKNLEHDSIMTFHDSWIDVHCRTFNFITELFTSGTLREYRKKYQRVDIRAVKNWARQILSGLEYLHSHDPPVIHRDLKCDNIFINGHLGQVKIGDLGLAAILRGSQHAHSVIGTPEFMAPELYEEEYNELVDIYSFGMCMIEIFTSEFPYSECSNPAQIYKKVTSGKLPEAYYRIHDLEAQKFVGKCLANVSERLSAKELLLDPFLATEQLDSPLPSPTLPKKQTPTLNFTALLAKELPPPKSNQTKDTHMTITGSMNEENDTVFLKVQISNKNGQKRNIFFPFDTINDTAIDVAMEMVKELEISDLEPLEIAEMIEEEISALVPTWRDWGSAKYQKQHSFSYEEEYDMSNHHPFFSPTSRSSSHASLPVFGSSSYKNSSHHRENHYPFAQDWPQDELFMNDDASSQSSMNSFKCFNLNCCDPGNEDEHDPTLALGAEHLFYTPKGNEKYTRFCPREEVMESDFTKQFCNMRMDSHRCHGMHRLTRIRSFVDLRRQQQQRSLVEEIHKRRMFKTVGAIENIGFQDPEGDGCFSY, encoded by the exons ATGTACAAGGGGAGATTTGGAGGCAAGGCTGAGCTTGGATATGTTGAAACTGACCCTTCAGGTCGATATGGACGT TTCAGGGACATTCTAGGCAAAGGAGCAGTGAAGGTAGTGTATAGGGCATTTGATGAGGTGCTAGGAAGAGAAGTGGCTTGGAACCAAGTCAAGCTTGGTGATGTGTTTCATTCACCAGATCTACTTCCGAGGCTTTATTCAGAGGTTCATCTCCTCAAGAACTTGGAACATGACTCTATCATGACCTTCCATGATTCTTGGATTGATGTCCATTGTAGAACCTTCAACTTCATCACCGAATTGTTCACCTCTGGCACCCTAAGAGA GTATAGAAAGAAGTACCAGCGAGTAGATATAAGAGCAGTGAAGAATTGGGCACGCCAGATTCTAAGTGGCTTGGAGTATTTGCACAGCCATGATCCTCCTGTCATACATAGAGACCTCAAGTGTGACAATATCTTCATCAATGGCCATTTGGGGCAGGTCAAAATTGGTGACTTGGGCCTTGCAGCCATTCTCCGTGGCTCCCAACATGCACACAGTGTCATAG GTACACCAGAATTTATGGCACCAGAGTTGTATGAAGAGGAATACAATGAGTTGGTAGACATATACTCCTTTGGGATGTGCATGATTGAAATTTTTACTTCTGAGTTCCCATACAGCGAGTGCTCCAACCCTGCTCAGATATACAAGAAAGTTACTTCG GGGAAGCTGCCAGAAGCGTATTACAGAATCCATGACTTGGAAGCCCAAAAATTTGTGGGAAAATGTTTGGCAAATGTCTCAGAGAGGTTGTCAGCAAAGGAGCTCTTGTTGGATCCATTTTTAGCCACGGAACAACTAGACTCTCCACTTCCTAGCCCAACATTACCCAAAAAACAAACCCCCACACTCAATTTCACTGCATTACTAGCCAAAGAGCTACCTCCACCAAAGAGTAACCAAACAAAGGACACACACATGACAATCACTGGATCAATGAATGAAGAGAATGACACAGTTTTCCTTAAAGTACAAATTTCTAACAAAAATG GGCAAAAGAGAAACATATTCTTTCCATTCGATACCATAAACGACACTGCCATTGATGTGGCAATGGAGATGGTTAAAGAACTGGAGATTAGTGACTTGGAACCATTGGAGATTGCTGAAATGATTGAGGAAGAGATATCAGCTTTGGTCCCAACATGGAGGGACTGGGGCAGTGCTAAGTATCAAAAACAGCATAGTTTTAGCTATGAAGAAGAATATGATATGAGTAACCACCACCCTTTCTTCTCACCAACTTCTCGTTCTTCCTCTCATGCTTCACTTCCAGTTTTTGGTTCTTCTTCCTACAAGAATAGTTCCCACCATCGTGAGAATCATTACCCTTTTGCTCAAGATTGGCCTCAAG ATGAACTATTCATGAATGATGATGCGAGCTCACAAAGCTCAATGAACTCCTTCAAGTGTTTCAATCTCAATTGCTGCGACCCCGGCAATGAAGATGAGCATGATCCAACTCTAGCACTAGGAGCAGAACACCTTTTCTACACACCAAAAGGCAATGAAAAGTACACAAGATTTTGTCCTAGAGAAGAAGTGATGGAATCTGATTTCACCAAACAGTTTTGCAACATGAGAATGGATTCTCACAGGTGTCATGGAATGCACAGGCTAACCAGGATCCGTTCCTTCGTCGATCTGAGGAGACAGCAACAGCAACGATCACTGGTGGAAGAGATTCACAAGAGGAGGATGTTCAAGACGGTTGGTGCCATTGAGAACATTGGATTTCAGGATCCAGAAGGAGATGGATGTTTTTCTTACTGA